A window from Kovacikia minuta CCNUW1 encodes these proteins:
- a CDS encoding sugar transferase codes for MAKFEDKSNQIALMSHECLIPIPPSFTVVQAVGFKQNFQQTCQDNPDLTAIVFDFSQTTFMDSSGIGALVGCWKIAQKLGIKLILRDVSPQVMAILSLADLGKLFEIQQQGINNPPQKKPQKATPAADPPFITHPSVKSRTKRLLDIVGALVGLVITGALFIPIVVAIKLDSPGPIFFGQIRCSWMGRRFRMWKFRSMVTDAEQLKHMVENQASGAIFKNSNDPRITRVGRFLRKTSLDELPQFWNVLKGEMSLVGTRPPTPDEVEWYEIPQWQRLDIKPGMTGEWQVNGRSSVKDFEDVVRLDLKYQENWSLMYDLQLIFKTIWMIFNKNAGAM; via the coding sequence GTGGCTAAATTTGAAGACAAGAGCAACCAAATAGCGCTCATGAGCCATGAATGCCTGATTCCCATTCCTCCCTCTTTTACTGTGGTTCAGGCAGTTGGCTTCAAGCAAAACTTTCAACAGACATGCCAAGACAATCCCGATCTAACCGCGATCGTGTTTGACTTTAGTCAAACTACCTTTATGGATAGTAGTGGGATTGGTGCCCTGGTGGGTTGTTGGAAAATTGCTCAAAAACTCGGAATTAAATTAATCTTACGAGATGTCTCGCCCCAGGTCATGGCAATTTTGTCCCTCGCAGACCTGGGTAAACTGTTTGAAATTCAACAACAAGGGATCAATAATCCTCCTCAAAAGAAACCTCAGAAGGCTACACCTGCCGCCGATCCTCCGTTCATTACCCATCCTTCGGTTAAATCGCGAACGAAACGACTGTTGGACATTGTGGGTGCCCTTGTCGGTTTAGTCATTACCGGAGCACTATTCATTCCGATCGTCGTTGCGATCAAGTTGGATAGCCCAGGTCCGATCTTCTTTGGGCAAATTCGCTGCTCCTGGATGGGCAGGCGTTTCCGAATGTGGAAGTTCCGCTCAATGGTTACGGATGCTGAACAGCTCAAACACATGGTTGAAAACCAGGCAAGTGGAGCAATCTTTAAGAACTCTAATGATCCCCGGATCACCCGTGTTGGGCGCTTCCTCCGTAAAACCAGTCTGGATGAACTGCCTCAATTCTGGAATGTGCTTAAAGGTGAAATGAGTTTGGTCGGCACACGACCGCCCACCCCCGATGAGGTGGAGTGGTATGAGATTCCCCAGTGGCAACGGTTAGACATTAAACCTGGAATGACTGGAGAATGGCAGGTCAATGGTCGTTCATCGGTTAAAGACTTTGAAGATGTCGTTCGTCTGGATCTGAAGTATCAAGAGAACTGGAGCTTGATGTACGATTTACAACTCATTTTCAAAACAATTTGGATGATTTTTAATAAGAATGCGGGAGCAATGTAG
- a CDS encoding SDR family NAD(P)-dependent oxidoreductase, whose protein sequence is MTQNSKLKTQNSKLPMSTPLTEQVVLITGASAGIGAALAKVLAERFMGIRLVLAARNVEKLEHIATHCRKAGAEVLVSPVDLAQLDQAKGVVEKALNQFGQIDVLVNNAGYGQMGPVELVPPSACQQQFVVNVLGPLALIQAVIPSMRDRGGGRIINISSIGGRTAFPLGGLYSASKFALESLSDTLRMELEPFNIQVSVIEPGPVSTQFFDVAAKEIRQIISQPEETPYRLAFKKMEGLEQQTSANAWTSEQVAEVIIKAMVARRPHPRYVAATGGEILLFLLNKVLPRKAVDRFWQRFYGIDQVAEDWKALQKGARSEE, encoded by the coding sequence ATGACTCAAAACTCAAAACTCAAAACTCAAAACTCAAAACTCCCTATGTCTACTCCCCTTACCGAACAAGTTGTGCTAATTACGGGTGCCTCTGCTGGAATTGGAGCCGCTCTGGCAAAAGTTTTGGCAGAGCGGTTTATGGGAATTCGGCTCGTTTTAGCCGCTCGAAATGTTGAAAAATTAGAACACATTGCCACCCATTGTCGTAAAGCAGGTGCTGAGGTTTTGGTTAGCCCTGTGGACTTGGCACAGCTAGACCAGGCAAAGGGGGTAGTTGAAAAAGCGCTCAATCAGTTTGGACAAATTGATGTGCTGGTAAATAACGCGGGCTATGGACAGATGGGTCCGGTTGAACTGGTGCCCCCATCCGCCTGTCAACAACAATTTGTCGTGAATGTTTTAGGTCCCCTGGCGTTGATTCAGGCAGTGATTCCCAGTATGCGCGATCGGGGGGGGGGACGTATTATCAACATCAGTTCGATTGGGGGACGAACCGCCTTTCCGCTGGGAGGGTTGTATAGTGCCTCTAAGTTTGCCCTGGAATCTCTCAGTGACACCCTGCGGATGGAACTGGAACCCTTCAATATTCAGGTCAGTGTGATTGAACCGGGACCCGTCAGTACCCAGTTTTTTGATGTAGCCGCAAAAGAAATTCGTCAGATTATTTCACAACCAGAGGAAACTCCTTACCGCTTGGCTTTCAAAAAAATGGAAGGTCTAGAGCAACAAACCAGTGCAAATGCCTGGACTTCTGAGCAGGTAGCAGAAGTCATCATCAAAGCGATGGTTGCCCGTCGTCCCCATCCCCGCTATGTCGCAGCGACCGGTGGAGAAATTTTACTCTTTCTGTTAAATAAAGTCCTCCCCCGGAAAGCCGTCGATCGCTTCTGGCAAAGATTTTATGGCATCGATCAGGTAGCAGAAGACTGGAAGGCACTTCAAAAAGGAGCGAGGAGCGAGGAATAG
- a CDS encoding sigma-70 family RNA polymerase sigma factor, producing the protein MPTAFSDRAEDESDHHLVQRCLRGDTQSFRLLYRRHQQRVRSILYQLCDPSALDDLVQEVFLRAWKGLPKFRQSAQFSTWLYRIAWNVASDQRQAAAQGRTRLQVLTRTATTQQDAPDVMQLHYQDLVQRGLAQLSFDHRTILVLHDLEEVPQKEVAEILGIPVGTVKSRLFHARAAMRQFLQKEGVQL; encoded by the coding sequence GTGCCGACAGCGTTTAGCGATCGCGCTGAGGATGAGTCTGATCATCACTTGGTGCAGCGGTGCCTCCGGGGCGATACTCAGAGCTTTCGTTTGCTCTATCGTCGCCATCAACAACGAGTGAGGTCGATCCTCTATCAGCTCTGTGATCCCTCTGCCCTGGATGACCTGGTGCAAGAGGTGTTTCTACGAGCCTGGAAAGGATTGCCAAAGTTCCGTCAATCCGCCCAGTTTTCAACCTGGCTTTACCGGATTGCCTGGAATGTGGCATCGGATCAACGTCAGGCGGCAGCTCAGGGGCGAACCCGGCTCCAGGTATTAACCCGGACGGCTACGACCCAACAGGATGCACCTGATGTGATGCAGTTGCATTATCAGGATTTGGTGCAACGGGGTTTAGCTCAGCTTAGCTTCGATCATCGCACGATTCTGGTTCTCCATGACCTGGAAGAAGTCCCTCAAAAGGAAGTCGCGGAAATTCTGGGAATTCCTGTGGGGACGGTTAAATCTCGTTTATTTCATGCGCGTGCTGCAATGCGACAATTTCTTCAGAAAGAAGGAGTTCAGTTATGA
- a CDS encoding Spy/CpxP family protein refolding chaperone, whose product MSPRRISAIAAVLIALGGAVAIANQPSLFSQSTVQSPAEQPAQNRDRDKGGWLKDLNLTQDQLKKIQTIRNRYKNQFAQQRQAVQQAQRELRDLMAGDASAEQVRQKYQQLQVLKQQSGSTRFNSMLEIREILTPEQRQKFVSRMKELRIRNKDYFKDHLDK is encoded by the coding sequence ATGTCTCCCCGCCGTATTTCCGCTATAGCCGCTGTGCTAATTGCACTTGGAGGTGCGGTCGCGATTGCTAACCAACCTTCCCTGTTTTCCCAATCGACTGTTCAATCGCCAGCAGAACAACCCGCTCAGAATCGCGATCGCGATAAGGGCGGCTGGCTGAAGGATTTGAATTTAACCCAGGATCAGCTCAAGAAAATTCAGACGATTCGCAACCGATACAAAAATCAATTTGCTCAACAACGGCAGGCGGTTCAGCAAGCCCAGCGAGAGTTGAGAGATCTGATGGCAGGCGATGCGTCCGCTGAGCAGGTTCGGCAAAAATACCAACAACTTCAAGTTTTGAAGCAACAATCCGGCAGTACGCGCTTCAATAGCATGTTAGAAATTCGGGAAATCCTGACGCCTGAGCAGCGGCAGAAATTTGTCAGCCGCATGAAGGAATTGCGAATCCGCAACAAGGATTACTTTAAGGACCATCTAGACAAGTAG
- a CDS encoding YqiA/YcfP family alpha/beta fold hydrolase translates to MVDYIYLHGFASSPGSHKARDLRDRFCQLNLPLNTPDLNQDDFTHLTLTRQLRQVEAFFHPNTAVTLIGSSFGGLTAAWLGQFHGQVERLVLLAPAFGFLSHWLPRLGIEQVQRWRSDQFLLVYHYGKAKELPLSYGFVEDASQYQETAIQRPVPTLILHGKWDDVVPIQASRDFANTRPWVQLVELESDHALTNVSEEIWERIREFCMLETRIRS, encoded by the coding sequence ATGGTTGATTATATTTACCTGCATGGTTTTGCGTCCAGTCCTGGCTCCCATAAGGCAAGGGATTTACGCGATCGTTTCTGCCAATTGAATCTCCCTTTGAATACGCCCGATCTCAACCAGGATGACTTCACTCACCTCACATTGACCCGGCAACTCCGTCAGGTAGAAGCATTTTTTCATCCCAACACTGCTGTGACTTTAATTGGCTCCAGCTTTGGGGGGCTAACTGCTGCCTGGTTAGGCCAGTTTCATGGGCAGGTAGAACGGTTGGTTCTGCTTGCCCCCGCTTTTGGTTTTTTGTCCCACTGGCTGCCCAGGCTGGGAATAGAGCAGGTGCAGCGCTGGCGGTCAGATCAGTTCCTACTGGTTTACCACTATGGCAAAGCCAAGGAATTACCGCTTAGCTATGGATTTGTCGAAGATGCTTCCCAATATCAGGAAACAGCCATTCAGCGTCCAGTGCCAACCCTGATTTTGCACGGCAAATGGGATGATGTGGTTCCCATCCAGGCTAGTCGGGACTTTGCCAATACCCGCCCCTGGGTTCAACTGGTTGAGCTGGAAAGTGATCACGCACTGACGAATGTGAGTGAAGAAATTTGGGAGCGGATCAGGGAATTCTGTATGTTAGAAACCAGGATTAGGAGCTAG
- a CDS encoding histidine kinase, whose translation MPLQLLLFVDKRPSAREQIQQIRETLKNLRVDYPFELQVIDVGEQPYLAEHFRLIATPALVKIHPAPRHTLAGTNLVEQLEHWWNHWQRSVEDYLENLGSSQLLEESLEAARAELNHPGQPEERSPSGSVESEGEELTAAANQPLKAISANLKPSSIIHSAELIQLSDEIFQLKQEKEELEHQLRFKDQIISMLAHDLRNPLTATSIALETLEMGHDSETGWSSRLTPVLTAQLLKHARTQTRAIDRMITDILQAARGASAELQIQPQKLDIGHLCFEVLDYLSDRFQAKSQWVEKDIPSDLPTVLADGERVRQVIVNLLDNAIKYTPVGGTISVSILHRTTQKVQVSICDNGPGIPEENRERIFEDRYRLKRDEAKDGYGIGLSLCQRIVRSHYGQIWGRFHGKSRQLFSLHLASVSRIRNRG comes from the coding sequence ATGCCTCTACAGCTTTTGTTGTTTGTAGACAAACGCCCAAGTGCTAGAGAGCAAATTCAGCAGATTCGTGAAACGCTCAAAAACTTGAGGGTAGATTACCCGTTTGAACTTCAGGTCATTGATGTTGGAGAACAACCCTACCTGGCAGAACATTTCCGATTAATTGCAACCCCTGCGCTGGTTAAAATCCATCCCGCTCCTCGGCATACGCTGGCTGGCACCAATCTGGTTGAGCAGCTAGAGCACTGGTGGAATCACTGGCAGCGATCGGTTGAAGACTATCTGGAAAATTTGGGTTCTTCGCAACTTTTAGAAGAAAGCCTGGAGGCGGCCAGAGCGGAACTAAACCACCCTGGTCAGCCGGAGGAGCGATCGCCCTCAGGTTCGGTTGAATCCGAGGGTGAAGAGCTAACGGCTGCGGCTAACCAGCCCTTGAAGGCAATTTCGGCTAACCTCAAACCAAGTTCTATCATCCACTCGGCTGAACTGATTCAACTCTCAGATGAGATTTTTCAGCTAAAGCAAGAAAAAGAAGAATTAGAACATCAACTTCGGTTCAAAGACCAGATTATTTCTATGCTGGCGCATGATTTGCGGAATCCCTTAACCGCTACATCTATTGCCCTGGAAACGCTAGAAATGGGGCACGACTCAGAAACGGGCTGGTCATCGCGGTTGACACCTGTACTAACAGCCCAACTGCTCAAACATGCCCGGACTCAAACACGGGCGATTGACCGGATGATTACGGATATTCTTCAGGCTGCCAGAGGTGCCAGTGCCGAACTTCAGATTCAACCTCAAAAGCTGGATATTGGGCATCTCTGCTTTGAAGTGCTGGATTATCTGAGCGATCGGTTTCAGGCAAAGTCTCAGTGGGTAGAAAAAGATATTCCATCGGACCTGCCAACCGTACTTGCCGATGGCGAACGGGTGCGTCAGGTGATTGTTAACCTGCTTGATAATGCAATTAAATATACGCCTGTTGGTGGAACCATTTCTGTTTCAATCCTGCATCGAACCACCCAAAAAGTTCAGGTCAGCATTTGCGACAATGGACCCGGAATTCCTGAAGAGAACCGGGAGCGCATTTTTGAAGATCGCTATCGCCTGAAACGGGATGAAGCCAAGGACGGGTACGGCATTGGGCTTTCCCTCTGTCAACGAATTGTGCGATCGCACTATGGGCAAATCTGGGGTCGATTCCACGGAAAATCACGGCAGTTGTTTTCACTTCACCTTGCCAGTGTTTCGCGTATAAGGAATCGAGGCTAG
- a CDS encoding universal stress protein has translation MIQVNSPVLFPPLLLATDGSSSARLAQKLLYPIAQTLQDQRASNGRSLVTVLTVQPRQSSRSNQLLKKIRRLPDQASDPELPAQTEPMTLPERLDSISESHLSPSPTHLIDLFHTDFPADFPVSVEVRRGRPAIEILNYARTIRAGLIAVGSRGTSGVRELLLGSVSAVVARYAPCSVLVARGATTETSAEPSLNHVLLVVGTSQGTQQAIAATRQLISAGVHRVTILCPQTALNAEYLFGPFVAPTPSWQLNQSLQEARREQGEALLHQAKTALNLPNLEIQTLLQTSEPGPLICQVAQQQQIDLIILGSDASRRTIFNIPQLGRNRSSGGESLLDPLHPLRKQKGQEDGNNHLPALRNARLSTTEDYTIHHAPCPVLLCRPPYP, from the coding sequence ATGATTCAGGTGAATTCCCCGGTTCTCTTCCCCCCGCTTTTATTGGCGACGGATGGTTCTTCCAGTGCCCGTTTAGCCCAAAAGTTACTCTATCCCATCGCTCAAACCCTGCAAGATCAAAGGGCGTCTAATGGGCGATCGCTGGTCACAGTGCTGACGGTTCAACCCCGTCAGTCGAGTCGCTCCAATCAATTGCTGAAAAAGATCCGACGCCTACCAGACCAGGCTTCTGACCCAGAACTGCCCGCTCAAACCGAACCGATGACGCTCCCTGAACGGTTAGATTCCATCAGTGAAAGTCATCTGTCGCCTTCACCAACCCACCTGATAGACCTGTTTCACACCGACTTTCCAGCCGATTTCCCGGTTTCTGTGGAAGTGCGGCGGGGACGACCCGCCATTGAGATTTTGAACTACGCGCGCACGATTCGGGCAGGATTGATAGCGGTGGGTTCCAGAGGTACGAGTGGGGTGAGGGAATTATTATTGGGCAGCGTTTCAGCAGTTGTTGCCCGCTATGCACCCTGTAGTGTGTTGGTCGCACGGGGTGCCACCACTGAGACCTCAGCAGAGCCAAGTTTGAACCATGTTCTGCTGGTCGTGGGAACTTCTCAAGGAACCCAACAGGCGATCGCAGCCACCCGGCAACTCATCTCAGCTGGGGTGCACCGGGTTACGATTTTGTGTCCTCAAACCGCCCTCAATGCCGAATATCTATTTGGTCCATTTGTCGCTCCCACCCCAAGCTGGCAGCTCAATCAGTCTCTTCAAGAAGCCCGCAGGGAACAGGGAGAAGCTCTCTTACACCAGGCAAAGACAGCCCTGAACCTTCCCAATCTGGAAATTCAAACGCTGCTTCAAACCAGTGAACCCGGTCCTCTCATTTGCCAGGTTGCCCAACAACAGCAAATCGACCTGATCATTCTGGGGAGCGATGCCAGTCGGCGGACAATCTTTAATATTCCCCAATTGGGGCGCAACCGCTCCTCTGGGGGGGAGTCGTTGTTGGATCCGTTACACCCACTCCGTAAACAAAAGGGGCAGGAAGATGGGAACAATCACCTTCCCGCTCTGCGCAATGCTCGCCTGAGCACCACAGAAGACTATACGATTCATCATGCCCCCTGTCCCGTTCTACTCTGTCGTCCTCCATACCCATAA
- a CDS encoding glycosyltransferase family 4 protein, whose protein sequence is MKILVLAWEFPPRIVGGIARHVAELYPEIVKRGHEIHLVTVEFGQAPHYEQVDGVHVHRVEVGSSHNFFHWVVNMNESMGRHGGKLLLEEGPFDLIHAHDWLVGDAAIALKHAFKIPLVATIHATEYGRYNGIHNDPQRYIHLKEVQLAHDAWRIIVCTNYMRLEVERALHAPWDKIDVVYIGIRAEKKHRDPDFDYWEFRRRFARDDEKIVYYVGRMTYEKGVAGLIQAAPRVIQAMGDRVKFIFIGGGNSDHLKRLAWDLGIWHKCFFTGFMSDDDLNKFQTVADCAVFPSLYEPFGIVALESFAARVPVVVSDTGGLPEVVRHTKTGIVTWTNNPNSLAWGILEVLRNPEYSRWLTDNAYQDLDRRFRWDRLAQQTEAVYGRVLHERSQVLWE, encoded by the coding sequence ATGAAAATTCTGGTACTGGCTTGGGAATTTCCACCCCGGATTGTCGGTGGAATCGCTCGACATGTGGCGGAACTTTACCCGGAAATCGTCAAGCGCGGGCACGAGATTCATCTGGTCACGGTAGAGTTTGGTCAGGCTCCCCATTATGAACAGGTAGACGGGGTACATGTACATCGGGTAGAGGTCGGTTCAAGCCACAACTTTTTTCATTGGGTCGTCAACATGAACGAGAGCATGGGACGACACGGGGGCAAACTTTTGTTAGAAGAGGGTCCGTTTGATCTGATCCATGCCCATGACTGGCTCGTTGGAGATGCGGCGATCGCGCTCAAGCATGCCTTCAAAATTCCCCTGGTTGCAACCATCCACGCAACCGAGTACGGTCGCTACAACGGCATCCACAATGATCCTCAACGCTACATCCACCTCAAAGAAGTTCAACTGGCCCATGATGCCTGGCGAATTATTGTCTGTACAAATTATATGCGCCTGGAAGTCGAACGGGCGTTGCATGCTCCGTGGGATAAGATTGATGTCGTTTACATCGGTATTCGAGCCGAAAAAAAGCATCGCGACCCAGACTTTGACTATTGGGAATTTCGTCGCCGCTTCGCCAGAGATGACGAAAAAATTGTTTACTACGTGGGACGCATGACCTACGAAAAAGGCGTTGCGGGGTTAATTCAGGCAGCTCCCAGAGTCATTCAAGCCATGGGAGATCGCGTCAAGTTTATTTTCATTGGTGGCGGAAATTCTGACCATCTCAAACGGCTTGCCTGGGATCTGGGCATCTGGCATAAGTGCTTCTTCACGGGCTTTATGTCCGATGATGACCTCAATAAATTCCAGACCGTAGCTGACTGTGCCGTGTTTCCCAGCCTTTACGAGCCGTTTGGGATCGTTGCTCTAGAAAGTTTTGCTGCCCGTGTTCCTGTGGTCGTTTCGGATACGGGTGGCTTGCCAGAGGTTGTACGCCACACCAAAACGGGTATTGTTACCTGGACAAACAATCCTAATTCCCTTGCCTGGGGCATTCTGGAGGTTTTGAGGAACCCGGAGTACTCCCGTTGGTTAACAGATAATGCTTACCAGGACCTGGATCGCCGCTTCCGTTGGGACAGGTTGGCGCAACAGACCGAAGCGGTTTATGGACGGGTGCTACATGAGCGATCGCAGGTGCTATGGGAATAG
- a CDS encoding sensor domain-containing protein, with the protein MAKWQFSFDQLYSEDWENTPETIKRLVESLILSATALDTESDPKGAATPRDRLVLDRSDRRHNGAEHNQTEAALKQSEQRFRLLFEATPKIAVQGYNQQRQVIYWNHASEQLYGYTKLEAIGRQLEDLIIPPEMRCGVIAAVQNWLTKGEAIPAGELSLMRKDGSRVAVYSSHMMLVNSEGESELYCVDIDLSDCKQAEEALRESESRYRLLAENTNDLVCLHNLQGHYLYVSPSCEPLLGYRYQEMLGQDPYRFFHPDDRDRIYQEAHLAAIRGKPVPITYRILHKSGHYVWFETLTKPILNASGEIVQLQTTSRDVTERIQAQAQLRYDALHDELTGLPNRYLLMERLELAINRTTRFENYHFAVLFLDLDRFKVINDSLGHLAGDQLLIAIAQKLQATLRSIDLAARLGGDEFVILLEEITEIQEAVRATERIFATLQTPFMIEGRQVYTTFSIGIVLNTKDYRQASHLLRDADIAMYRAKNMGKARYEIFDAEMHSQALNRLHVENDLRRAIEQQEFVLHYQPILALETGSLVGFEALIRWQHPTQGLKFPGDFIAIAEETGLITRLDYWALETACNQLARWRTAFPEATTIRMSVNLSVQDLRRSNLLEEVDRILAETRLRGCYLTLEITESMLIEDVESTITLLSQLKERAIQISIDDFGTGYSSLNYLHRLPVDNLKVDRSFVNQIQTGKQNHQIVETIAALSHQLGLDAIAEGIETPQQLDRLKQLGYKFGQGYLFSKPLPQEAAEKLLADHNSPHRLPDYS; encoded by the coding sequence ATGGCAAAATGGCAATTCTCCTTCGATCAACTTTATTCAGAGGATTGGGAAAATACGCCAGAGACTATCAAGCGCTTAGTGGAATCCCTGATTTTAAGTGCAACGGCATTAGACACCGAAAGCGATCCGAAAGGGGCAGCAACCCCTAGGGATAGGTTGGTTCTGGACAGAAGCGATCGCAGACATAATGGGGCGGAACACAACCAAACTGAAGCTGCCTTAAAACAAAGTGAGCAACGCTTTCGTCTCCTGTTTGAGGCTACACCCAAAATTGCGGTTCAAGGATACAACCAACAACGCCAGGTGATTTATTGGAACCATGCCAGTGAACAACTTTATGGCTATACCAAATTGGAAGCAATTGGGCGGCAACTGGAAGATTTGATTATTCCGCCGGAGATGCGCTGTGGGGTCATTGCAGCGGTTCAGAATTGGCTTACGAAAGGGGAAGCTATCCCAGCGGGTGAATTGAGCCTGATGCGGAAAGATGGCTCTAGAGTTGCGGTTTATTCCAGCCATATGATGCTGGTCAATTCTGAGGGCGAGTCCGAACTGTATTGTGTGGATATTGACTTGAGCGATTGTAAACAAGCCGAAGAAGCGCTGCGAGAGAGCGAGAGTCGCTATCGTTTACTGGCTGAGAATACGAATGATCTCGTTTGTCTTCACAACTTACAGGGGCACTATCTCTACGTCAGCCCGTCCTGTGAGCCACTTTTGGGCTACCGCTATCAGGAAATGTTGGGACAAGATCCTTATCGCTTCTTTCATCCCGACGATCGCGATCGTATTTACCAGGAAGCTCATTTAGCCGCTATTCGTGGCAAACCCGTACCCATTACCTATCGAATTCTCCATAAATCGGGGCACTACGTCTGGTTTGAAACCCTGACCAAACCAATTTTGAATGCAAGCGGAGAAATTGTTCAACTTCAAACCACATCCCGCGATGTTACAGAACGGATTCAGGCGCAGGCGCAGTTAAGGTATGATGCTCTCCACGACGAGCTTACAGGATTGCCAAATCGTTACCTGTTAATGGAACGACTGGAATTAGCCATTAACCGAACAACACGGTTTGAAAATTATCACTTTGCGGTTTTATTTCTAGATCTTGACCGCTTTAAGGTGATTAACGATAGCCTCGGACATTTAGCTGGAGATCAACTACTGATTGCGATCGCCCAAAAGCTGCAAGCCACGCTCCGTAGCATCGATCTTGCGGCTCGCCTGGGTGGGGATGAGTTTGTGATTCTGCTTGAAGAAATTACAGAGATTCAAGAAGCGGTTCGCGCTACGGAACGGATTTTTGCAACATTACAGACCCCCTTTATGATTGAAGGGCGGCAGGTTTATACCACCTTTAGCATTGGCATTGTGTTGAACACAAAAGATTACAGGCAGGCGTCCCATTTGTTACGGGATGCAGATATTGCCATGTATCGGGCAAAAAACATGGGCAAAGCACGGTACGAAATTTTTGATGCTGAGATGCACAGTCAAGCCCTGAACCGTCTACATGTAGAAAATGACCTGCGACGGGCGATCGAACAGCAAGAATTTGTGCTGCACTATCAACCCATTTTGGCGCTGGAAACCGGATCTTTGGTTGGGTTTGAAGCGTTGATCCGCTGGCAACATCCGACCCAGGGACTAAAATTTCCGGGAGATTTTATTGCGATTGCAGAAGAAACTGGGTTAATTACTCGGCTGGATTATTGGGCACTTGAGACCGCCTGTAATCAACTGGCAAGATGGCGAACAGCTTTCCCGGAAGCGACCACCATAAGAATGAGTGTCAATCTTTCAGTTCAAGATCTACGGCGATCGAATTTGCTAGAAGAGGTGGATCGTATTTTGGCTGAAACTCGTTTAAGGGGATGTTACCTGACGTTAGAAATTACTGAAAGTATGTTGATTGAAGATGTTGAATCCACTATTACTTTACTCAGTCAGTTAAAAGAACGCGCCATTCAAATTAGTATTGATGATTTTGGTACAGGATATTCGTCGTTAAACTATCTCCACCGTCTACCTGTAGATAACCTGAAGGTGGATCGTTCCTTTGTTAATCAAATACAAACAGGTAAACAAAATCATCAAATTGTTGAAACGATTGCAGCCTTGAGTCATCAGTTGGGACTCGATGCGATCGCCGAAGGAATTGAAACGCCACAACAGCTCGATCGACTAAAACAGCTTGGCTACAAATTTGGTCAGGGCTATCTTTTTTCGAAACCTTTGCCCCAGGAAGCCGCAGAAAAACTTTTAGCCGATCACAATTCACCTCACCGCCTTCCCGATTACAGCTGA